A section of the Babylonia areolata isolate BAREFJ2019XMU chromosome 1, ASM4173473v1, whole genome shotgun sequence genome encodes:
- the LOC143290122 gene encoding uncharacterized protein LOC143290122 isoform X1, with protein MSDRDDDDGVQETCLDDIKVDEEGNLSFPECSADEAETDVDAVGVDEDGNLRIHSASRLLYMDESENQSEKDSDDGCSAEGQSRDRRHHAGDGTPEEEMGMSSQRTNRPFYGRRRSFILAMDSSTMEPTGENSSDAEPSEHVDDLGGIELTVFERPRPGDAGNGSQQGAPSLHYLERGGGDGQDGGKEGQSESKRRSRLRRLLDIAGDSKNTPVIAAVAIIVIGVLLTVGLLPASFVYVEYYELALAKSRVSGKVNRDDVYYPGCHLLTPDVELIRFQGTAHHVEKHLEIFTSDGLPFSLGITLQYFIKPQELGQLFTNYAQDYRPVVDSMIGSTIQNAGVVFSLDNFRLNRSHVERTLKEAVALTLSGNCCPSCCPYHCSASVDCRSCRLQGRGCTKGVHMEMKYFQMGLVDVPDEVSERFLRQTILLIEAEKELFVQQHAVETKISEKDQKDVLNKAAEIREAATAEAKKIRAVAEADYDKQVQMSYVEALKRFYGHLNITQEDHKLSFMYIRALDDISDNLYNLNYDKLTSFN; from the exons ATgtcagacagagatgatgatgatggtgtccagGAGACTTGCCTGGACGACATCAAAGTTGATGAAGAAGGAAACCTTTCCTTTCCTGAGTGTTCAGCAGACGAAGCAGAAACTGATGTTGATGCAGTGGGAGTGGATGAAGATGGGAACCTCAGAATCCATTCTGCTAGCAGACTTTTATATATGGATGAATCTG AAAACCAAAGTGAGAAGGATTCTGATGATGGCTGCTCAGCTGAAGGACAGTCAAGAGACAGAAGACATCATGCAGGAGatggaacaccagaagaagaaatgggaatg AGTTCTCAAAGAACTAACAGACCATTTTATGGAAGAAGGCGTTCATTTATT CTGGCAATGGACTCGTCTACCATGGAGCCAACCGGGGAGAACTCCAGTGATGCAGAACCCAGTGAGCATGTTGACGACCTGGGTGGGATTGAGTTGACTGTGTTTGAACGCCCACGGCCag GAGATGCTGGTAACGGTAGTCAGCAAGGTGCACCAAGCCTCCATTAcctggagagggggggtggggatggccaGGATGGTGGAAAGGAAGGGCAGTCTGAATCCAAACGTCGTTCGAG atTGAGACGGCTTCTGGATATTGCTGGCGATTCCAAAAATACACCGGTCATTGCTGCTGTTGCCATTATTGTGATTGGAGTGCTCCTTACAGTTGGACTGTTACCAGCCAGCTTTGTTTACGTGGAGTATTACGAG cttGCCTTGGCCAAAAGTCGTGTATCAGGCAAGGTGAACCGGGACGATGTCTATTACCCAGGATGCCACTTACTGACCCCAGATGTGGAGCTGATACGTTTCCAAGGCACCGCCCATCATGTGGAGAAGCACCTTGAAATTTTCACTTCAGATGGGCTGCCCTTCAGTCTGGGAATCACCCTTCAATATTTCATAAA GCCACAAGAATTAGGTCAGCTGTTCACCAACTACGCACAAGACTACAGACCTGTTGTGGACTCAATGATTGGAAGCACCATCCAAAATGCTGGAGTGGTCTTCAGTCTGGATAACTTCCGTCTGAACCGCTCTCATGTGGAACGGACACTGAAGGAGGCTGTGGCTTTGACACTGTCTG GTAATTGCTGCCCATCCTGCTGCCCGTATCACTGCAGTGCCAGTGTGGACTGTCGTTCCTGCAGACTGCAAGGAAGAGGTTGTACTAAGGGGGTTCACATGGAGATGAAGTATTTCCAGATGGGCTTGGTGGATGTCCCTGACGAAGTGTCGGAGCGTTTTCTTCGTCAGACTATTCTGCTG ATTGAAGCAGAGAAAGAGCTGTTTGTTCAGCAGCATGCTGTGGAAACGAAAATATCTGAGAAAGACCAAAAGGATGTCCTCAACAAAG CTGCAGAGATCCGTGAAGCTGCGACTGCTGAAGCCAAGAAGATCCGTGCTGTTGCCGAGGCAGACTATGACAAGCAAGTTCAAATGTCATACGTTGAAGCGTTGAAGAGGTTTTACGGACACCTCAACATCACCCAGGAGGATCACAAGTTGTCTTTCATGTACATCAGGGCTTTGGATGACATTTCTGACAATTTGTACAACCTCAACTATGACAAGCTGACAAGTTTTAACTGA
- the LOC143290122 gene encoding uncharacterized protein LOC143290122 isoform X2, protein MSDRDDDDGVQETCLDDIKVDEEGNLSFPECSADEAETDVDAVGVDEDGNLRIHSASRLLYMDESENQSEKDSDDGCSAEGQSRDRRHHAGDGTPEEEMGMLAMDSSTMEPTGENSSDAEPSEHVDDLGGIELTVFERPRPGDAGNGSQQGAPSLHYLERGGGDGQDGGKEGQSESKRRSRLRRLLDIAGDSKNTPVIAAVAIIVIGVLLTVGLLPASFVYVEYYELALAKSRVSGKVNRDDVYYPGCHLLTPDVELIRFQGTAHHVEKHLEIFTSDGLPFSLGITLQYFIKPQELGQLFTNYAQDYRPVVDSMIGSTIQNAGVVFSLDNFRLNRSHVERTLKEAVALTLSGNCCPSCCPYHCSASVDCRSCRLQGRGCTKGVHMEMKYFQMGLVDVPDEVSERFLRQTILLIEAEKELFVQQHAVETKISEKDQKDVLNKAAEIREAATAEAKKIRAVAEADYDKQVQMSYVEALKRFYGHLNITQEDHKLSFMYIRALDDISDNLYNLNYDKLTSFN, encoded by the exons ATgtcagacagagatgatgatgatggtgtccagGAGACTTGCCTGGACGACATCAAAGTTGATGAAGAAGGAAACCTTTCCTTTCCTGAGTGTTCAGCAGACGAAGCAGAAACTGATGTTGATGCAGTGGGAGTGGATGAAGATGGGAACCTCAGAATCCATTCTGCTAGCAGACTTTTATATATGGATGAATCTG AAAACCAAAGTGAGAAGGATTCTGATGATGGCTGCTCAGCTGAAGGACAGTCAAGAGACAGAAGACATCATGCAGGAGatggaacaccagaagaagaaatgggaatg CTGGCAATGGACTCGTCTACCATGGAGCCAACCGGGGAGAACTCCAGTGATGCAGAACCCAGTGAGCATGTTGACGACCTGGGTGGGATTGAGTTGACTGTGTTTGAACGCCCACGGCCag GAGATGCTGGTAACGGTAGTCAGCAAGGTGCACCAAGCCTCCATTAcctggagagggggggtggggatggccaGGATGGTGGAAAGGAAGGGCAGTCTGAATCCAAACGTCGTTCGAG atTGAGACGGCTTCTGGATATTGCTGGCGATTCCAAAAATACACCGGTCATTGCTGCTGTTGCCATTATTGTGATTGGAGTGCTCCTTACAGTTGGACTGTTACCAGCCAGCTTTGTTTACGTGGAGTATTACGAG cttGCCTTGGCCAAAAGTCGTGTATCAGGCAAGGTGAACCGGGACGATGTCTATTACCCAGGATGCCACTTACTGACCCCAGATGTGGAGCTGATACGTTTCCAAGGCACCGCCCATCATGTGGAGAAGCACCTTGAAATTTTCACTTCAGATGGGCTGCCCTTCAGTCTGGGAATCACCCTTCAATATTTCATAAA GCCACAAGAATTAGGTCAGCTGTTCACCAACTACGCACAAGACTACAGACCTGTTGTGGACTCAATGATTGGAAGCACCATCCAAAATGCTGGAGTGGTCTTCAGTCTGGATAACTTCCGTCTGAACCGCTCTCATGTGGAACGGACACTGAAGGAGGCTGTGGCTTTGACACTGTCTG GTAATTGCTGCCCATCCTGCTGCCCGTATCACTGCAGTGCCAGTGTGGACTGTCGTTCCTGCAGACTGCAAGGAAGAGGTTGTACTAAGGGGGTTCACATGGAGATGAAGTATTTCCAGATGGGCTTGGTGGATGTCCCTGACGAAGTGTCGGAGCGTTTTCTTCGTCAGACTATTCTGCTG ATTGAAGCAGAGAAAGAGCTGTTTGTTCAGCAGCATGCTGTGGAAACGAAAATATCTGAGAAAGACCAAAAGGATGTCCTCAACAAAG CTGCAGAGATCCGTGAAGCTGCGACTGCTGAAGCCAAGAAGATCCGTGCTGTTGCCGAGGCAGACTATGACAAGCAAGTTCAAATGTCATACGTTGAAGCGTTGAAGAGGTTTTACGGACACCTCAACATCACCCAGGAGGATCACAAGTTGTCTTTCATGTACATCAGGGCTTTGGATGACATTTCTGACAATTTGTACAACCTCAACTATGACAAGCTGACAAGTTTTAACTGA